The window GCCAAATTGGCGGAGGAGGCTGACTTCGGTCAGCTGCTCGCTTGGGGGAAAGATGAGGCGACTCCGCTTTCTCTGTTGGGCTCAGAGGCAGATAGCTATTGGCAAGGACTGCTACAACAACTGCTAAGTGATTTGTTGCCGCAAGTGGATGAATCCATTGCTCGGGTAGTGCGTTTGCTGATGCAGCAATCTCCAGAGCAGCTGAGTTTGTGGGGGCGTTCACTGCGCCAAGGACATGTCAGTGAAGTGCCGGCCCATTTTAGCTTATTCATCTGGGCGGCGATGGGCGTCTACTGGTCGCATTGGGCACCTATGGTCATCAAGCGGATGGATCAACGTAAGGTGGCGCAACAGAGTATGTGCCCCGTATGTGGATGTCATCCCGTGGCTAGCGTGATTGTCGATCAGCCCCGCGCTGGTTTGCGCTACCTGCATTGCAGTTTGTGTGAAAGCGAATGGCATTACATTCGCGCCCATTGCACCAGTTGCGGTCAGGACAAAGAGATGACGATTTGGTCGCTAGATGATGCTCAGGCTCAAGTGCGGATCGAAAGCTGCGATGAATGTCATGGCTACACCAAGATGATGTTTGTTGAAATGTCACCTTCTATGGATGTGGCGGCTGACGATCTCGCGACCTTGATGTTAGACAGTGAGCTAAATGCCAAAGGCTTTGGGGCGACAACATTGAACCCACTACTACTGGCCCACGAAACCACGTAAGCCAAATAGCTAACGTCAATGCAGGAGGGAGTCGGGTTGCTGATCCCTTCCTGCTTTTTATTCAACAAATGGCAATAACTTAAACAAGATGACACAGATGATGACCCAAGCACCTGAAACACTACAAGTTCTGTACCGAGCTTTGCCTTCAATGGATAGCCTACTTGCAGAGCCTAGTTTTGTGGTATTGCAGCAGTCCTACGGCAAAGTGGCAGTAAAGGCGGCGCTGGATAGCCAGTTAAAGGCTGCGCGAAGCTTAATCGGCAGTGAGCGCCGTTTGCCGACATGGTGTGGCGAGATTGCGCAATTGTACGGATGTTTGGTTGATCAACTGTCTAAAGACTACAGCCACAGCTTAATACCTGTGTGGAATCTTACTGGCACCATACTGCATACCAACCTTGGCCGAGCGCAGCAGTCAGAAGCGGCAATTCGAGCCGTGACTTCTGTTATGCGCTACCCCACACCGCTGGAGTTTGAGCTTGCGGCAGGTGAACGTGGTCACAGGGATAATGCGATCAGTGCTTTAATCCAGCGCTTAACGGGTGCCGAGGCTTGTTGTGTCGTGAATAACAATGCCGCAGCTGTGTTGTTGATGCTTTCTGCGGTGGCTGCGGGGAAAGAAGTCATAGTCTCCCGTGGTGAGCTGGTGGAAATTGGCGGCGCATTTCGTATCCCTGACATTATGCGCCAAGCGGGCTGCACCTTAGTTGAGGTCGGCAGCACCAATCGGACACATCTTAAGGATTATGAGCAGGCGATTACTGAAAATACCGCTGCAATAATGAAGGTCCACACCAGTAATTATCATATCAGTGGCTTCACTGCCGCAGTGGAGGAGGCAAGGCTGGGTCAGTTATGCCGTGAGCGTGGCATATCACTCATTTCGGATCTTGGTAGCGGTTCACTTACTGATCTGCGCCGCTTTGGCCT of the Shewanella baltica genome contains:
- the fdhE gene encoding formate dehydrogenase accessory protein FdhE translates to MSHTAEIPLVPGSESPLELKPLKAADPQIVYHRRVHRLLSLAKDSPLADYFELCRRLVSIQAKLAEEADFGQLLAWGKDEATPLSLLGSEADSYWQGLLQQLLSDLLPQVDESIARVVRLLMQQSPEQLSLWGRSLRQGHVSEVPAHFSLFIWAAMGVYWSHWAPMVIKRMDQRKVAQQSMCPVCGCHPVASVIVDQPRAGLRYLHCSLCESEWHYIRAHCTSCGQDKEMTIWSLDDAQAQVRIESCDECHGYTKMMFVEMSPSMDVAADDLATLMLDSELNAKGFGATTLNPLLLAHETT
- the selA gene encoding L-seryl-tRNA(Sec) selenium transferase; amino-acid sequence: MMTQAPETLQVLYRALPSMDSLLAEPSFVVLQQSYGKVAVKAALDSQLKAARSLIGSERRLPTWCGEIAQLYGCLVDQLSKDYSHSLIPVWNLTGTILHTNLGRAQQSEAAIRAVTSVMRYPTPLEFELAAGERGHRDNAISALIQRLTGAEACCVVNNNAAAVLLMLSAVAAGKEVIVSRGELVEIGGAFRIPDIMRQAGCTLVEVGSTNRTHLKDYEQAITENTAAIMKVHTSNYHISGFTAAVEEARLGQLCRERGISLISDLGSGSLTDLRRFGLKQEPTPQAMLADGVDLVSFSGDKLLGGPQSGLIVGKQSLIKQLQSHPLKRALRCDKLILAALEATLIHYLNPETLDTELPIMAKFACSQETLWQIGHRLQHALAAHFEPCYRIELVECQTQVGSGSQPDTFLPSVALCFTALDGGSLSLLEQKFKQAARPVIGRMSNDQLRLDLRGLDSEAELLAELSILGMQL